One Schistocerca nitens isolate TAMUIC-IGC-003100 chromosome 1, iqSchNite1.1, whole genome shotgun sequence DNA segment encodes these proteins:
- the LOC126230596 gene encoding collagenase 3-like translates to MKIGTLRLIQILQEKINFYAVLVHEIGHTLGIPHSAENTSIMYPLYNSSNIELSKDDILVVQSLYGKPVVGDDNDEEDEETDDEEKDLDPPELCKLNNKIKNFLIVDQVLYIYYEKWVWIMDLDNLDVRTKPQLISDWLTFLPKGFNNITAAYQRPSGDVILFIDNKLCIMEILSFRLKFGYPTSLTSLSLRKNVILHSAVNTYSGKSFIFFDDVYYVEIDECKGISKKYGRITKEFSEIPPGIESSFRYTNGLLYFIKDKTFYEYSEFTNSVVRAGKFDLSLFGIDCSKSTSKMLDIISNLKESLNQLENFN, encoded by the coding sequence ATGAAGATTGGTACTTTGAGATTGATACAAATACTCCAAGAGAAGATAAACTTTTATGCAGTTTTAGTTCATGAAATTGGTCATACATTAGGAATTCCTCATTCAGCAGAAAATACCTCAATCATGTATCCATTATATAACAGTTCCAATATTGAATTAAGTAAAGATGATATTCTTGTAGTACAAAGCTTATATGGGAAACCAGTTGTAGGAGATGATAATGATGAGGAAGATGAGGAGACTGATGATGAAGAAAAAGATTTAGATCCTCCAGAATTATGTAAgctgaataataaaattaaaaactttctgATTGTCGATCAGGTCCTATATATTTACTatgagaaatgggtttggataatggATTTGGATAATTTAGATGTTCGCACTAAACCACAACTTATAAGTGATTGGTTAACATTTCTTCCAAAAGGATTTAACAATATAACTGCTGCATATCAAAGACCATCTGgagatgttattttattcattGACAACAAACTGTGTATAATGGAAATACTCTCTTTTAGGTTAAAATTTGGTTATCCAACATCTTTAACATCTCTTTCATTACGAAAAAATGTAATTCTACATTCAGCTGTGAACACATATTCTGGTAAAAGCtttatattttttgatgatgtttattatgtagaaattgatgaatgtaagggaATAAGTAAAAAATATGGACGTATTACAAAAGAATTTTCAGAAATACCTCCAGGTATAGAATCTAGTTTCAGATATACAAATGGATTATTATACTTTATTAAAGATAAAACATTCTATGAGTATAGTGAATTTACAAATTCTGTTGTTAGAGCAGGTAAATTTGATCTTTCATTATTTGGAATAGATTGTTCAAAATCTACTTCCAAGATGTTGGATATCATAAGCAATTTGAAAGAATCACTTAATCAATTAGAGAATTTCAACTAA